GAATCGAACCGGCACGCTATCAGATAGCTCGGGATTTTAAGTCCCGTGCGTCTACCTATTCCGCCACCCAGGCTTCCTAGTTGAAGGAGCTTGTCGCTTTCGCGCTTCGCTGTCCCTCACGGACATTAATAATAATATCATAAATTATAAATAAAGTCAACAAGTTTTTTTATTTTTTTTAAAGTTTTTTTATTTTTTTTCTGCACATACTAAAACTCCCTTGTTTTTAAAGGAGTTCTAGCATGTTATGCTCTATTTATTTTTTTATAAATTTCTCATATATTTTTCTTGCAGGTTCTAAAAGATTTAAAAAAATTAATAAATTTATTAATTTTTTTTTATATCCTTTAACTGTTTTGAACTCTAAAAAATATAATTTTTTATTATTTCCATGCCAACTTTTACCCCACCAATGTATACCATAAGTGTTCTTTTTTATTTTTTCGTAAGAAAACTCCTCTGTAAAGTGATATGGATAAAAATACTCAAAAGGATATATTTTTATTCCATCATTTAAAAAAATCTGTCTATTTTCAGCTTTAAAGTTGTAGTCTCTTTCTAATATATATTGAAGAATTGCTGGAATTGTATAGATGTTTACATTCCAAATATCTTCTTGATAAAATTCTAATATTTTTTTAAAAAAAACATGTCCCTTCTCTGAACCTATTATTCCTGCACTTGCTTGTTTTTCATCTTCCATTCCTAAAAAGACTCTATCTTCTAAAAAAGAATCTAAAGATTTTAAAATTTGCATATCAGAATCTAAATATATTCCTCCATGTTCATACAGAACTTTAGCTCTAAAATAATCAGATAAAAAAGCCCAAAGTTTTCTTTTATAACACTCTTTCAAAAATCTATTTTTCTCAATCTCGTTATAAAAATCTAAATTTTCTTCATTCCACTCTATTATTTCATACTCCGGTAACTTTTCTCTCCATGAATTTATACAAATATCCATCAGATTAGGTTTAGATCCTTTTCCTAGCCATATATAATGTATCTTTTTTTCCATAAATCCTCCTAGAATTTAGGTATTTTCTGAGTATTTCCTATACTTTTACCCACAATTTTTCTTAAAAAATTAGAAACTATAGGAGCAAAATAGATTAAAATCTCTTCTATATTTTTGTTTCTCATACCTCTAACTTCTTTAAATATCTCTCTATAATTTTTCAATTTGCCTTTGTAATCTTTACCTGAATTTATATATCTATAAAGAACAACCTTATAAAAACTTGGTAATAACTTAGATAAAGCTTCTCTTCCGTATTCATCTGTCTTTGAAAACTCACTTAATAACATATAACATATTTTCTCTAATGAATCTACACTTCTATCATTAACAATACTCATTATACTTCCTGTTCTTTGTCTATAATAATAAAAGGCAATATCAATATACTTAACTCTTTTAGCTTTCAAATAAACCATTGGAGTAAAATAACTATCCTCATGAATTAAATTATCATGAAAATAAAGCTTATTTTCACATATAAACTCTCTTTTATATATATCATCTACAACTTCTTCTCTAAAACATTTAGTTCCTTGAAATAACGTTAAAAAAAACTTAGTCCCCTTACTTAC
This genomic stretch from Cetobacterium sp. ZOR0034 harbors:
- a CDS encoding glycosyltransferase produces the protein MEKKIHYIWLGKGSKPNLMDICINSWREKLPEYEIIEWNEENLDFYNEIEKNRFLKECYKRKLWAFLSDYFRAKVLYEHGGIYLDSDMQILKSLDSFLEDRVFLGMEDEKQASAGIIGSEKGHVFFKKILEFYQEDIWNVNIYTIPAILQYILERDYNFKAENRQIFLNDGIKIYPFEYFYPYHFTEEFSYEKIKKNTYGIHWWGKSWHGNNKKLYFLEFKTVKGYKKKLINLLIFLNLLEPARKIYEKFIKK
- a CDS encoding glycosyltransferase — its product is MELTIIVPVYNVEDYLDECLESIYKVKDINYEVVLVNDGSKDNSLNILKKYKELYPTKTKIIDKENGGLSSARNAGIKEARGEYLAFIDSDDIIDSSGFENFFKEGQKLDLDVMVGNMRYFSDNKVGEPLFRSQEIKDFTVSKGTKFFLTLFQGTKCFREEVVDDIYKREFICENKLYFHDNLIHEDSYFTPMVYLKAKRVKYIDIAFYYYRQRTGSIMSIVNDRSVDSLEKICYMLLSEFSKTDEYGREALSKLLPSFYKVVLYRYINSGKDYKGKLKNYREIFKEVRGMRNKNIEEILIYFAPIVSNFLRKIVGKSIGNTQKIPKF